In one Suricata suricatta isolate VVHF042 chromosome 9, meerkat_22Aug2017_6uvM2_HiC, whole genome shotgun sequence genomic region, the following are encoded:
- the MAP1A gene encoding microtubule-associated protein 1A: protein METEAGPGWPSGVAMETSPGLGLRSPGAPLAQNPAEPLCEAGAAVAAARWDLRKHSLLIVIGDIGTESQLRAVRAHLEQGILSWNIDLSSFDLNQQLRLFITRHLAHFSSEVKGQRTLCHQSDILETVILVNPSADSISSEVHHLLSCPSAHKLLILSGQSLEPGGDLILQSGTYSYQNFAQVLHNPEIAQLLSNRDPGIQAFLTVSCLGEGDWSHLGLSSSQETLHLRLNPEPTLPIMDGVAEFSEYVSETVDVPSPFDLLEPPTSGGFLKLSKPCCYIFPGGRGDSALFAVNGFNILVDGGSDRKSCFWKLVRHLDRIDSVLLTHIGADNLPGINGLLQRKVAELEEEQSQGSSSYSDWVKNLISPELGVVFFNVPDKLRLPDASRKAKRSIEEACLTLQHLNRLGIQAEPLYRVVSNTIEPLTLFHKMGVGRLDMYVLNPVKDSKEMQFLMQKWAGNSKAKTGIVLANGKEAEISVPYLTSITALVVWLPANPTEKIVRVLFPGNAPQNKILEGLEKLRHLDFLRYPVATQKDLASGAVPANLKPSKIKQRADSKESLKATAKTAVSKLAKREEVAEEGAKEARSELAKELAKTEKKVKESSEKPPEKPTKPERVRTESSEALKAEKRKLIKDKVGKKHLKEKISKLEEKKDKEKKEIKKERKELKKDEGRKEEKKDAKKEEKRKDTKPEVKKISKPDLKPFTPEVRKTLYKAKAPGRVKMDKSRAARGEKELSSEPRTPPAQKGAVPPPTVIGHRELALSSPEDLTQDFEEMKREERGLLAEQRDLGLGEKPLPPDTAEEGPPSTTGQGIPPSGPGLEQEEPMMKERDVVPDIPEEKGSKDRGPDSGAETEEEKDTWEEKKHKEAERLPDKIEAREESEPEVKEDVIEKAELEEMEELHPSDEEEEEETKAEGFYQKHMQEALKATPRGREAFGGREVGLQGKAPEKETSFLSSLATPAGATEHVSYIQDETIPGYSETEQTISDEEIHDEPEERPAPPRYSTSTYDLPGPEGPGPFEASQPTDSAVPVTSSKGYAAPETELTYPPNMVAAPLAEEEHVSSATSITECDKLSSFATSVAEDQSVASLTAPQTEETGKSSLLLDTVTSIPSSRTEATQGLDYVPSAGTISPTSSLEEDKGFKSPPCEDFSVTGESEKKGEIVGRGLPGERAVEEEEEELTNVEVSEKVPSQFGAPMFGTPGHTLHPGEPVLGEVEERCLSPDDSTVKMASPPPSGPPSATHTPFHQSPVEEKSEPQDFQEAGSWGGTRRTPGVGKEDAAEEIVQPGPEEVTLEEGKVPPPKSPHAQEAPVSITGEQTGCTIQLLPEQDKAIVLETVEAGELTGPILGTEALPRDLRMPLQEPGETQKDGVLQFPDRSLSPEDAESVSVLSVVSPDTANQEAIPRSPYGLTEQHLHKDLWPEVSPEDTQSLSLSEESPSKETSLDISSKQLSPESLGTLQFGELSLGKEEKGPLMQTEDTSHHLVPTSIPEPCAATLSPPTVGTTGYSALADIRDESPDGKLPASSFSHTTLLGDGKHSPGVITSPGDHILTPDSSLTKSPESLPSPAMESIAMEWEGKVPELKDRAPEERDKGPEPKDEVLQQDKTLEQKDVIVEQKDNATSQKDKALEEKNKAVEQQDKAFEQKDIDSEQKDTVLEQKDKALEPKDKEQKDKIQEQEDKTSEERGETLEQKVRDIEQRDRALEDKVPELKGKALGQTGKAPEQEDKAHGQKDKALEQKDKDSEQKGKTQEQKEEALEKKDETLEQNYWALGQKDEALEQNNKATEQKDKVLEKDRIQEQESPVQEDKSMKPKEKILEEKSPEKVDAVQKKEALLEKTKVLGLEESPVHEDKTRDQGEKYWKEQDVVREWQETSPSRNEPVGEQKEPAQTWEDISPEREDRYWRGREDVALEQDTYWRELSCERKVWFPHELDSQGARPRYTEERESTFLDEGPDDEQEVPPLEHMPQSPWASDFKGFQEPSPQKGLEVERWLAESPVGLPLEEEDKLTRSPFEIISPPASPPEVVGQRVPPAPGRESPIPEPEPMPPMRNEPTTPSWLADIPPWVPKDRPLPPAPLSPAPAPPMPAPEPHTPAPFSWGTTEYDSVMAAAQEEAAELEGGPYSPLGKDYCKAEGERAEEGGAGAPGSSPQSSKVPEASESHSTKEPEQTEPEQREPTPYPDERSFQYADIYEQMMLTGLGPACPTRESPLGAAGDWPPRISAKEEAAGRNPSAEKELSSPVSPKSLQSDTPTFSYAALAGPTLPPRQEPEPGLSEEPSLTPPEVPPRVPIPRSKGPSPPLNGNILSCSPDRRAPSPKESGQGHWDDSTSDSELEKGAREQPEKEAESPSPPHPIPAGPPTLWPESEPHTSPPSDSHLGPARPSLDFPASAFGFSSLQPAPPQLPSPAEPRSAPCGSLAFSGDRALALAPGPPTRARHDEYLEVTKAPSLDSSLPQLPSPSSPGAPLLSSLPRPASPALSEGSSSEATTPVISSVAERFPPGLEAAEQGSGELVSGMEPAAHSLWDLTPLSPAPPASLDLAPAPAPSLPVDMDDSTLPCRLECTGAATKKPSPFHSPSRDCATNGPTETSPKPPGPALAKAEKAAAETCPAWERGAWPEGAERSSRPDTLLSPEQPLCPGGASGGQPRSVSPEVEVGPQGCAAELRPHRGELSPSFLNPPLPRSTDEGDLSTEEARLVGRGHRRRAGGPGATGSPCPVADETPPTSASDSGSSQSDSDVPPETEECPSITAEAALDSDEDGDFLPVDKAGGVSGTHHPRPGHDPPPIPQPDPRPSPPRPDVCMADPEGLSSESGRVEKLREKEKAQGRVGRRAPGRGKPASPARRLDLRGKRSPTPGKGPADRAIRAPPRPRSTPSQATPAEEKDGHSPMSKGLVNGLKAGPSALGSKGSSGSPVYVDLAYIPNHCSGKTADLDFFRRVRASYYVVSGNDPVNGEPSRAVLDALLEGKAQWGENLQVTLIPTHDTEVTREWYQQTHEQQQQLNVLVLASSSTVVMQDESFPACKIEF from the exons GCCAGAGGACCCTCTGCCACCAGAGTGATATCCTAGAGACAGTCATCCTGGTAAACCCCAGTGCCGACAGCATCAGCTCTGAG GTTCACCATCTCCTTAGCTGTCCATCAGCTCACAAACTACTGATCTTGAGTGGGCAAAGTTTAGAGCCCGGGGGAGACCTCATCCTACAGAGTGGCACCTACTCTTATCAGAACTTTGCCCAGGTCCTTCACAACCCAGAG attgcccaattGCTCAGCAATAGAGACCCTGGAATCCAGGCCTTCCTCACCGTTTCCTGCTTAGGGGAGGGAGATTGGAGCCACCTGGGACTATCCAGTTCCCAAGAGACCCTGCACCTCCGACTAAACCCTGAGCCCACACTGCCCATCATGGATGGTGTGGCTGAATTCTCCGAGTACGTCTCTGAGACTGTGGATGTGCCATCTCCCTTTGACCTTCTAGAGCCCCCCACCTCAGGGGGCTTCCTCAAGCTCTCCAAGCCTTGCTGCTATATCTTCCCTGGTGGTCGTGGAGACTCTGCCCTCTTTGCTGTTAATGGTTTCAACATCTTAGTGGATGGTGGCTCTGATCGCAAGTCCTGCTTCTGGAAGCTGGTACGGCACCTGGACCGCATTGACTCAGTGCTGCTCACACACATTGGGGCAGATAACCTGCCAGGTATCAATGGACTCCTGCAACGCAAAGTGGCAGAACTGGAGGAGGAGCAGTCCCAGGGGTCTAGCAGCTACAGTGACTGGGTGAAGAACCTCATTTCCCCTGAGCTTGGAGTTGTCTTCTTCAATGTGCCCGATAAGCTGCGGCTGCCTGATGCCTCCCGGAAAGCCAAGCGCAGCATTGAGGAGGCCTGCCTCACTCTGCAACACCTAAACCGCCTGGGCATCCAGGCTGAACCTCTGTACCGTGTGGTCAGCAACACAATTGAGCCACTGACCCTCTTCCACAAGATGGGTGTGGGCCGGCTGGACATGTATGTCCTTAACCCTGTCAAGGACAGCAAGGAGATGCAGTTCCTCATGCAAAAGTGGGCAGGCAATAGTAAAGCTAAGACAGGCATTGTGTTGGCTAATGGAAAGGAGGCTGAGATCTCGGTGCCCTACCTGACTTCTATCACTGCTCTGGTTGTCTGGCTACCAGCCAATCCCACTGAGAAGATTGTACGTGTGCTTTTTCCAGGGAACGCTCCCCAGAACAAGATCTTGGAGGGCCTGGAAAAGCTTCGGCACCTGGACTTCCTGCGGTACCCTGTGGCTACACAGAAGGACTTGGCCTCTGGGGCTGTGCCTGCCAACCTCAAACCCAGCAAAATCAAACAGCGGGCTGACAGCAAGGAGAGCCTCAAGGCCACTGCCAAGACCGCTGTAAGCAAGCTGGCCAAACGGGAGGAGGTGGCTGAAGAGGGAGCCAAGGAGGCCCGCTCAGAACTGGCCAAGGAGTTAgccaagacagagaaaaaagtaaaagagtcaTCTGAGAAGCCCCCAGAGAAGCCTACCAAGCCTGAGAGGGTGAGGACAGAGTCGAGTGAGGCACTGAAGGCAGAAAAGCGAAAGCTGATCAAAGACAAGGTAGGGAAGAAGCACCTGAAAGAAAAGATCTCAaagctggaagagaaaaaagacaaagagaaaaaagagatcaagaaggagaggaaggagctcaagaaggatgaaggaaggaaggaggagaagaaggatgccaagaaggaggaaaagaggaaagatacCAAACCTGAGGTCAAGAAAATTTCTAAGCCAGACCTGAAGCCTTTTACCCCTGAGGTACGTAAGACCCTCTACAAAGCCAAGGCCCCTGGCAGAGTCAAAATGGACAAGAGTCGGGCTGCCCGTGGGGAGAAGGAGCTGTCCTCTGAGCCGCGGACACCCCCGGCCCAGAAGGGGGCTGTACCACCCCCGACAGTCATTGGGCACAGGGAGCTGGCTCTGTCTTCACCAGAGGACCTCACACAGGACTTTGAGGAGATGAAGCGTGAAGAGAGAGGGTTGCTGGCTGAACAAAGGGACCTAGGACTAGGAGAGAAACCACTCCCTCCAGACACTGCAGAGGAGGGACCCCCAAGCACAACCGGCCAGGGGATACCACCCTCTGGCCCAGGGCTGGAACAAGAAGAGCCTATGATGAAGGAGAGAGATGTTGTCCCAGACATCCCTGAAGAAAAAGGTAGCAAGGATAGAGGCCCAGACTCTGGGGctgaaacagaggaagagaaagatactTGGGAGGAAAAGAAGCATAAGGAAGCAGAGAGGCTCCCTGATAAAATAGAAGCCAGAGAGGAAAGTGAACCTGAGGTAAAGGAGGATGTGATAGAAAAGGCAGAGTTAGAAGAAATGGAGGAATTGCACCCTtcagatgaggaagaagaggaagagacaaaggcTGAAGGTTTCTACCAAAAACATATGCAGGAAGCCTTGAAGGCAACTCCAAGAGGCAGGGAGGCCTTCGGGGGCCGGGAAGTAGGACTCCAGGGCAAAGCTCCTGAGAAGGAGACATCATTCCTAAGCAGCCTGGCCACACCTGCAGGAGCTACTGAGCATGTCTCTTACATCCAGGATGAGACAATCCCTGGCTACTCAGAGACAGAGCAAACCATCTCAGATGAGGAGATTCATGATGAGCCAGAGGAACGCCCAGCTCCACCTAGATATTCTACAAGTACCTACGACCTCCCTGGGCCTGAGGGTCCTGGCCCCTTTGAAGCTAGCCAGCCTACAGACAGTGCTGTTCCTGTCACTTCCAGCAAAGGCTACGCAGCACCAGAGACTGAGCTCACCTACCCCCCCAACATGGTGGCCGCCCCTTTGGCTGAAGAGGAACACGTGTCCTCGGCCACCTCAATCACTGAATGCGACAAGCTTTCTTCCTTTGCCACATCTGTGGCTGAGGACCAGTCTGTTGCTTCACTCACTGCTCCTCAGACAGAAGAGACAGGCAAGAGCTCTCTGCTGCTCGACACAGTCACAAGCATCCCCTCATCCCGCACTGAAGCCACTCAGGGCTTGGACTATGTGCCATCTGCTGGTACCATCTCACCTACCTCCTCACTGGAAGAAGACAAGGGCTTCAAATCACCACCCTGTGAGGATTTCTCTGTGACTGGTgagtcagagaagaaaggagagattgTAGGGAGAGGCTTGCCTGGAGAGAGAGCcgtggaagaggaagaggaggagctcACAAATGTAGAGGTATCTGAGAAAGTCCCCAGTCAGTTTGGAGCCCCGATGTTTGGTACCCCTGGGCATACGCTACATCCAGGGGAACCAGTCCTTGGAGAAGTAGAGGAGCGCTGCCTTAGCCCAGATGACAGCACAGTGAAAATGGCCTCCCCTCCACCATCTGGCCCACCCAGTGCCACCCACACACCCTTTCATCAGTCCCCAGTGGAAGAAAAGTCTGAGCCCCAAGACTTtcaggaagcaggctcctggggaGGAACGAGGCGTACACCAGGTGTGGGCAAGGAAGATGCTGCAGAGGAGATAGTTCAGCCAGGGCCTGAAGAGGTCACACTGGAAGAGGGAAAGGTGCCTCCTCCCAAGAGTCCCCATGCCCAGGAAGCACCTGTCAGCATCACTGGGGAACAGACAGGCTGTACTATCCAGCTGTTGCCAGAACAGGACAAAGCAATAGTCCTTGAGACTGTGGAGGCAGGAGAGCTCACAGGCCCAATTCTGGGAACAGAGGCCCTTCCTAGAGATTTGAGAATGCCACTCCAAGAACCTGGTGAAACTCAGAAAGATGGGGTGCTCCAGTTTCCTGACCGAAGCCTCTCCCCTGAAGATGCAGAATCTGTATCTGTACTCAGTGTGGTCTCACCAGACACAGCCAACCAAGAAGCCATCCCCAGGTCTCCCTATGGCTTGACAGAGCAGCATCTACACAAAGACCTTTGGCCAGAGGTATCTCCAGAAGACACccagtcactttctctctcagaagaaaGTCCCAGCAAGGAGACCTCTCTGGATATCTCTTCTAAGCAGCTCTCTCCAGAAAGCCTTGGCACCCTCCAGTTTGGGGAACTAAgtcttggaaaggaagaaaaggggccTTTGATGCAGACTGAGGACACCTCTCACCACTTAGTGCCCACATCTATTCCAGAACCCTGTGCAGCCACATTGTCACCTCCCACAGTTGGGACCACTGGATACTCTGCACTAGCAGACATCAGAGATGAGAGCCCAGATGGAAAGTTACCTGCCAGCTCCTTCTCTCACACTACATTGTTGGGAGATGGGAAGCACTCACCTGGTGTGATCACAAGCCCTGGTGACCACATTCTGACACCTGACAGCTCCCTCACCAAGAGTCCTGAGTCTTTGCCAAGCCCTGCCATGGAGAGCATTGCCATGGAGTGGGAAGGTAAAGTTCCAGAGTTGAAAGACAGAGCCCCAGAGGAGAGGGACAAGGGACCTGAACCAAAAGATGAAGTCTTACAGCAGGACAAAACTCTGGAGCAGAAGGATGTCATTGTAGAGCAAAAGGATAACGCCACCAGTCAGAAAGATAAGGCTCTGGAAGAGAAGAATAAGGCTGTAGAACAGCAGGATAAGGCTTTTGAACAAAAAGACATAGACTCGGAACAAAAGGACACAGTCCTGGAGCAGAAGGACAAGGCCCTGGaaccaaaagacaaagaacaaaaagacaagatTCAGGAACAGGAGGACAAGACCTCAGAAGAAAGAGGTGAAACCTTAGAACAAAAAGTCAGAGACATTGAGCAAAGAGACAGGGCTCTAGAGGACAAAGTCCCTGAATTGAAGGGCAAGGCCTTAGGACAGACAGGCAAAGCCCCTGAGCAGGAGGACAAGGCCCATGGACAGAAAGATAAGGCCTtagaacaaaaagataaagacTCAGAACAAAAAGGCAAGACCCAAGAACAAAAGGAGGAGGCCTTGGAAAAGAAGGATGAAACCTTAGAACAAAACTACTGGGCCTTAGGACAGAAGGATGAAGCCCTAGAACAAAACAATAAGGCCACTGAACAGAAAGATAAGGTTCTGGAAAAGGACAGAATTCAGGAGCaggagagcccagtgcaggaggATAAAAGCATGAAACCAAAGGAGAAGATCCTAGAGGAAAAATCCCCAGAAAAAGTTGACGCCGTGCAAAAGAAAGAAGCTCTGCTGGAGAAGACCAAAGTTCTGGGGCTGGAAGAGAGCCCTGTGCATGAGGACAAGACCCGGGATCAGGGAGAGAAGTACTGGAAGGAGCAGGATGTGGTACGGGAGTGGCAAGAAACATCTCCATCCAGAAATGAGCCAGTTGGAGAACAGAAGGAGCCTGCCCAGACATGGGAGGACATATCTCCTGAGCGGGAGGACAGgtactggaggggcagagaggatgtGGCCCTGGAACAGGACACATACTGGAGGGAACTGAGCTGTGAGCGAAAGGTCTGGTTTCCTCATGAGCTGGACAGCCAGGGGGCCCGGCCACGGTACACAGAAGAACGGGAGAGCACTTTCCTCGATGAGGGGCCAGATGATGAACAGGAAGTGCCCCCACTGGAGCACATGCCTCAGAGCCCCTGGGCCTCAGACTTCAAGGGTTTCCAGGAGCCCTCACCACAGAAGGGGCTGGAGGTGGAGCGCTGGCTAGCTGAGTCACCAGTTGGGCTGCCACTAGAGGAAGAGGACAAGCTGACCCGTTCCCCTTTTGAGATAatctctcctccagcctccccaccTGAGGTGGTTGGACAGAGGGTTCCTCCAGCTCCTGGCCGAGAAAGCCCTATCCCAGAGCCTGAGCCCATGCCACCCATGAGGAACGAACCCACCACCCCCTCATGGCTGGCTGACATCCCACCATGGGTGCCCAAGGACAGACCCTTGCCTcctgcacccctctccccagctccagctcccCCAATGCCTGCGCCAGAACCACACACTCCTGCACCCTTCTCCTGGGGCACCACTGAGTATGACAGTGTGATGGCTGCAGCACAGGAGGAGGCAGCTGAGTTGGAAGGTGGGCCGTACTCTCCCTTGGGGAAGGACTACTGCAAAGCTgaaggggagagggcagaagaaggtggggctggggctcctggcagCAGCCCTCAAAGCTCAAAGGTCCCAGAGGCCAGCGAAAGCCATTCAACCAAGGAGCCTGAACAGACAGAACCCGAGCAGAGAGAACCCACACCATATCCTGATGAGAGAAGTTTCCAGTATGCAGACATCTATGAGCAGATGATGCTTACTGGGCTTGGCCCTGCATGCCCCACTAGAGAGTCTCCGCTTGGAGCAGCTGGGGACTGGCCACCACGCATCTCAGCCAAGGAGGAGGCTGCTGGCCGAAACCCATCTGCAGAGAAGGAGCTTTCATCTCCTGTCTCACCCAAGAGCCTCCAATCTGACACTCCAACCTTTAGCTATGCAGCCCTGGCGGGACCCACTTTACCTCCTCGGCAAGAGCCTGAGCCAGGTCTGAGTGAGGAGCCTAGCCTCACCCCACCTGAAGTACCCCCCCGTGTTCCTATTCCCCGGAGCAAAGGCCCAAGCCCCCCTCTTAATGGTAATATCCTGAGCTGTAGCCCAGATAGGAGAGCCCCATCCCCCAAGGAATCAGGCCAGGGTCACTGGGATGACAGCACTAGTGACTCAGAGCTGGAGAAAGGAGCACGGGAACAGCCAGAGAAAGAGGCTGAGTCCCCGAGTCCTCCTCACCCTATTCCTGCAGGGCCCCCTACATTGTGGCCTGAAAGTGAGCCACATACCAGCCCTCCCTCGGACTCACACCTGGGCCCTGCCCGACCCAGCCTAGACTTCCCTGCTTCAGCCTTTGGCTTCTCCTCATTGCAGCCAGCTCCCCCACAGCTGCCCTCTCCTGCTGAACCCCGCTCAGCACCCTGTGGCTCCCTCGCCTTCTCTGGGGACCgagctctggctctggctccagGGCCCCCCACCAGAGCCCGGCATGATGAGTACCTGGAAGTGACCAAGGCCCCCAGCCTGGACTCCTCACTGCCTCAGCTCCCATCACCCAGCTCTCCTGGGgctcctctcctctccagtcTGCCAAGACCTGCTTCACCAGCCCTGTCTGAAGGCTCCTCCTCTGAGGCCACCACACCTGTGATTTCAAGTGTGGCTGAGCGCTTCCCTCCTGGCCTGGAGGCTGCAGAACAGGGGTCTGGAGAGCTGGTTTCAGGAATGGAACCAGCTGCCCACAGCCTCTGGGACCTCACTCCTCTGAGCCCAGCACCCCCAGCTTCACTAGACTTggccccagctccagctccaaGCTTGCCTGTAGACATGGATGATAGCACTCTCCCCTGCCGCCTGGAATGCACAGGGGCCGCCACCAAGAAGCCAAGCCCATTCCACAGTCCCTCTCGGGATTGTGCCACCAATGGCCCAACTGAAACCAGCCCCaaacccccaggccctgccctggctAAGGCTGAAAAAGCAGCAGCTGAGACTTGTCCTGCCTGGGAACGTGGGGCTTGGCCTGAGGGAGCTGAGAGGAGTTCCCGGCCTGACACACTGCTCTCCCCTGAGCAGCCACTGTGCCCTGGAGGAGCTTCTGGAGGCCAACCCAGAAGTGTCTCCCCTGAGGTTGAGGTTGGGCCCCAGGGATGTGCTGCTGAGCTCCGACCCCACCGAGGGGAACTCTCCCCATCTTTTCTGAACCCACCTCTGCCCCGATCCACAGATGAAGGTGACCTCTCAACTGAAGAAGCTCGGCTAGTAGGGAGGGGACATCGGCGCCGGGCAGGGGGCCCAGGGGCCACAGGGAGCCCATGCCCTGTGGCTGATGAGACACCCCCAACATCAGCCAGTGACTCAGGCTCCTCACAATCAGATTCTGATGTTCCACCAGAAACTGAGGAGTGTCCATCCATCACAGCTGAAGCAGCTCTTGACTCAGATGAAGATGGGGACTTCCTGCCTGTGGACAAAGCTGGAGGGGTCAGTGGGACTCACCATCCTAGGCCTGGCCATGACCCACCCCCTATCCCCCAGCCAGACCCCCGCCCATCCCCTCCTCGCCCTGATGTATGCATGGCTGACCCTGAGGGGctcagctcagaatctggaagaGTAGAAAAACTACGTGAGAAGGAGAAAGCCCAGGGGAGAGTAGGGCGcagggccccaggcaggggcaagCCAGCATCTCCTGCCCGGCGTCTGGATCTTCGGGGAAAACGCTCACCCACCCCTGGTAAAGGGCCTGCAGATCGAGCAATTCGGGCCCCACCCCGACCACGCAGCACTCCAAGCCAGGCCACCCCAGCAGAGGAAAAGGATGGACACAGCCCCATGTCCAAAGGCCTAGTCAATGGACTCAAGGCAGGACCAT CGGCCTTGGGTTCCAAGGGGAGCTCTGGCTCCCCTGTATACGTGGATCTCGCCTATATCCCGAATCATTGCAGCGGCAAGACTGCTGACCTTGACTTCTTCCGTCGAGTGCGTGCATCCTACTATGTGGTCAGTGGGAATGACCCTGTCAATGGCGAGCCGAGCCGGGCTGTGCTGGATGCCCTGCTGGAGGGCAAGGCCCAGTGGGGGGAGAATCTTCAG GTGACTCTGATCCCTACTCATGACACGGAGGTGACTCGTGAGTGGTACCAACAGACTCATGAGCAGCAGCAACAACTGAATGTTCTGGTCCTGGCTAGCAGCAGCACTGTGGTCATGCAAGATGAGTCCTTCCCAGCCTGCAAGATTGAGTTCTGA